In Elaeis guineensis isolate ETL-2024a chromosome 1, EG11, whole genome shotgun sequence, a genomic segment contains:
- the LOC105037135 gene encoding uncharacterized protein — MGYTPIAMANPPKPISTCKIVREALTLPTRNVRLILPILLISILSSFLLFLGNYLAIQPLHADLVSKLAFLRIYKQRSPEFSNLLAAIQKDFKELAADEFIFLIVAFFIQSLLQITTIHALTTTYSGEPLTLEELLSKVKRGLKGPMITQVYAALLSLGYLLIVLTLAFAPLFMLNVSIAFVILDLFLLLLALLFRIYLATVLLLSAVVSVAAEGCYGVDAIGRAMKLIKGKKKQAILISLLYYLLVGATYAVRRMVVASSPLSTATLVVARFVNVALFTALTLFALSAFVVFYYECKESHGEETIALAGDFKYSSLSTTDAHVAKELP, encoded by the coding sequence ATGGGCTACACCCCCATAGCCATGGCCAACCCTCCCAAGCCTATCAGCACCTGCAAAATCGTACGGGAGGCCCTCACCCTACCCACCAGAAACGTGAGGCTTATCCTTCCCATCCTCCTCATctccatcctctcctccttcctcctcttcttgggCAACTACCTCGCCATCCAACCTCTCCACGCTGATTTGGTTTCCAAGTTGGCCTTCTTGCGCATTTACAAGCAACGGAGCCCGGAGTTCTCAAACCTCCTTGCCGCCATCCAAAAGGACTTCAAAGAGCTGGCTGCCGACGAATTCATCTTCCTCATAGTCGCCTTTTTCATCCAATCCCTGCTGCAGATCACAACGATTCATGCGCTCACCACAACGTACTCCGGGGAGCCCTTAACACTTGAAGAGTTGCTCTCAAAGGTTAAACGGGGACTGAAGGGGCCTATGATCACCCAAGTCTATGCTGCCTTGTTAAGCCTGGGCTATCTCCTTATAGTTCTAACCTTGGCGTTTGCTCCATTGTTCATGTTGAATGTTTCTATTGCATTTGTCATCTTGGATCTTTTCCTACTTCTCTTGGCACTGCTATTTCGTATATATTTAGCAACGGTATTGCTATTAAGCGCAGTGGTCTCGGTAGCGGCGGAAGGTTGCTATGGAGTGGATGCAATCGGGCGTGCCATGAAGCTCatcaaagggaagaagaagcAAGCGATTTTGATCAGTCTTCTCTATTATCTACTTGTAGGTGCGACTTATGCAGTTCGGAGAATGGTTGtagcctcctctcctctctctacagCAACTCTAGTGGTGGCAAGATTTGTTAATGTCGCCTTGTTCACGGCCTTGACGTTGTTTGCCTTGTCGGCGTTCGTGGTGTTCTACTATGAGTGCAAGGAGAGCCATGGAGAAGAGACGATTGCACTTGCCGGAGACTTTAAGTACAGTAGTTTGTCTACTACTGATGCTCATGTTGCTAAAGAACTTCCATGA